One region of Seriola aureovittata isolate HTS-2021-v1 ecotype China chromosome 15, ASM2101889v1, whole genome shotgun sequence genomic DNA includes:
- the LOC130182141 gene encoding serine rich and transmembrane domain containing 1, translating into MSGMDVPLVDHNETGISPIDNGTFLRFSPTSASTSAAASSPGRQGNVYVYVWLFLGLLVFLLTLLIISLHRLKNIISSSSSVPDCSSEGGSSFTNMEICSISSQRSTISSLST; encoded by the coding sequence ATGTCTGGGATGGATGTCCCGCTGGTGGACCACAATGAGACTGGAATCTCTCCAATAGACAATGGGACCTTCCTCCGCTTCTCTCCAACCTCTGCCTCCACGTCAGCGGCCGCCTCATCGCCGGGACGTCAAGGCAACGTTTATGTTTACGTGTGGCTCTTCCTCGGCCTGCTGGTGTTCCTGCTCACGCTGCTCATCATCTCCCTCCACAGGCTGAAGAacatcatctcctcctcctcctccgtccccGACTGCAGCAGCGAAGGAGGGAGCTCCTTCACCAACATGGAGATCTGCAGCATCTCGTCTCAGAGGTCCACCATCTCCTCACTGTCCACCTGA